The sequence CTCACGTATGTTGAAAAATGCGGAGATGACATGTGGATAGCGGAGAAATTCCAATCGAACCCAGAGATAGCTGGTTCTCCTCGAAATAGCTTTAGGGCTAGCGTTTAAAAAGTCTACTGGAGGTAAAGCACTGAATTTCCTAGGGGGGCGAGAGCCTTACCGAAGAATATCAAACTAAGAATGCCAGAAAGATATTTTAAGCAGTCAGACTATGTGTGATAAGATTCATAGTCAAAAGGGAAAGAGCCCAGACCAACAGCTAAGGTCCCAAAGTGTGTGTTAAGTGGAAAAGGATGTGAGATTTCGAAGACAACTAGGATGTTGGCTTAGAAGCAGCCACTCATTCAAAGAGTGCGTAATAGCTCACTAGTCGAGAGATCTTGCGCCGAAAATGTCCGGGGCTAAAACACACCACCGAAGCTATGGAATCAATTTATTGATTGGTAGAGGAGCATCTAAACAGCGATGAAGTAGTATCGAAAGAAGCTATGGAGTGGTTTAGAGAGAGAATGCCGGAATGAGTAGCGAGATATAAGTGAGAATCTTATAGGCCGAATATCTAAGGTTTCCAGGGTAAAGCTGATCTGCCCTGGGTAAGTCGGGACCTAAGGCAAGGACGAAAGTCGTAGTCGATGGACAACTGGTGGAAATTCCAGTACTACCTATAATCAGAACTGCAGGGACGCAGAGAAATAAGAATTGCACGAAATGGGAATGCGTGTGTAAGCAACAAGCGGTCTTCTAGGAAAAACCGGAAGAGCAAAGCAAGTTGTGATACGGACCGAAATTTAAGTAGGGAAGATTCTGAAAGAGCTGCCAAGAAAAGCTGCTATTGCATTATAGGTACCCGTACCGCAAACCGACACAGGTAGATGAGGAGAGAATCCTAAGGCCGACGGGAGAAGTGTTGTTAAGGAACTCGGCAAAATGACCCCGTAACTTAGGGATAAGGGGTGCCAGTAGAAATACTGGCCGCAGAGAATAGGCCCAAGCAACTGTTTAGCAAAAACACAGGTCTCTGCTAAATCGAAAGATGAAGTATAGGGGCTGACGCCTGCCCGGTGCTGGAAGGTTAAGGGGAGAGGTTAGGAGTAATCCGAAGCTTTGAACTTAAGCCCCAGTAAACGGCGGCCGTAACTATAACGGTCCTAAGGTAGCGAAATTCCTTGTCAGGTAAGTTCTGACCCGCACGAAAGGCGTAATGATTTGGGTACTGTCTCGACAGCACGCCCGGTGAAGTTGTAGTACCAGTGAAGATGCTGGTTACCCGCGACAGGACGGAAAGACCCCGTGGAGCTTTACTGTAACTTGATACTGAGGTTGGGTGTTACATGTACAGGATAGGAGGGAGGCTGTGAAGTCAGTACGCCAGTATTGATGGAGCCAACGTTGGGATACCTCTCTTGTAATACTTAACTTCTAACCATAGTCCGTTATCCGGATTTGGGACAATGTCAGGTGGACAGTTTGACTGGGGCGGTCGCCTCCGAAAGAGTAACGGAGGCGCTCAAAGGTAACCTCAGAATGGTCGGAAACCATTCGAAGAGTGCAAAGGCATAAGGTTGCTTGACTGTGACATCGACGGATGAAGCAGGTACGAAAGTAGGACTTAGTGATCCGGTGGTATGAAAGTGGGATTGCCATCGCTCAACGGATAAAAGCTACCCCGGGGATAACAGGCTTATCTCCCCCAAGAGTTCACATCGACGGGGAGGTTTGGCACCTCGATGTCGGCTCATCGCATCCTGGAGCTGTAGCAGGTTCCAAGGGTTGGGCTGTTCGCCCATTAAAGCGGTACGCGAGCTGGGTTCAGAACGTCGTGAGACAGTTCGGTCCCTATCCGTCGTGGGCGTAGGAAATTTGAGAGGAGCTGACCTTAGTACGAGAGGACCGGGTTGGACGGACCGCTGGTGCATCTGTTAGACTACCAAGTCTATAGCAGAGTAGCCAAGTCTGGATATGATAAACGCTGAAGGCATCTAAGCGTGAAACAGACCTCAAGATAAGATTTCCCATTCGTAAGAAGTAAGACCCCTTGCAGATTACAAGGTAGATAGGTTGGAGGTGTAAGAGTGGTAACATTCGAGCTGACCAATACTAATGGTTCGAGGGTTTGACCTAATTTGAAATGGGTTTTGTGTAGTATATTCTTTTCTTCGTTGTATTTGGTTTTCAGAATATAAAAGCCAGCTATGATCATTGTAGCTGGCTTTTTTTATTTTTAAAAAAAGCAAATGGATGGAGAAAAGTAATGAAAATAGCATTGTTGGTATTGAGTATATTGTTTGCTATATTAACGTTTATAGGAGTGGGATATATTTTACTAAACGATGGTCGAATAAGTATAGCATATGCGGGGATCCCGTTTATTTTGGAGATATGCTGTATAGCTGCATACAAAAAATCGATATAAGTTGTTTATTATAATGCTAATTTAGAAAAACAAATTGAAGACATGATTGAGTAACTGTTTTGAGCCTAAATGAGTATAATGTACATGCAATAGTTATACACTTTATGGATAAAAGGATCAAAATTTCTGAATTGGCATTATAGTTAAAAAAACATACCAAATATATAACAGTTATAGAAAAGTAAAGATTGTTAAAATTAAGGTTGTTAAAATTAATGAAATTAAGATAAGAAAGGAAAGCATTTTATGAAAAATAAATTATTTTGGATAAATGTGGTATTTATTATTGCGACTACAGAAGTGAATTTCTCTTCGCAAACAAATGATTTAAATAACAGTACGTTAGATACATATAAAATAAATTTAATTCCGGGTGAAAATTCTCAGATAATGCAGTCTATGCCCTTAACATTATATGATTCGACTAAATATTTGGAGCTGATTTGAGGTAAATCAAACTTTGGAAGATTATATTAAAGATTGTGTCATAGGATAATAAGCAAAATATCATAGAGTAACTTGCCATATTGAGAATTCGATAACCCCAAAAAAACGAAATTGTAGACATTGAATAGGAGGGTTTAGCTATGAATATTAGAAAGGTTGTGGCTTGTTTAATAGTGGTGATGCTTATTATTAGTTCATCAACAACAAGAATGAATGATATTAACTTTGATTCTGATAATGATGGAATTTCTGATAAATATGAAGATTACTGGGGAACTGATAAATTTACACCCAACTCTGCAGATGATAAAGACGGTGATGGTTTGTCAAATATGGAGGAGCTGGGAATTGGAACACAATTAATATATGCGGATTCTGATCATGACGGATTATGGGATCATGAAGAAATTATTTTGGGAACATCGCCAACGAATGCAGATACTGATGGCGACGGTGTATCCGATAAAGCAGAAATAAGATACAAATTGGATCCTACTCTAATTGATACAGATTTTGATGGTGTAATGGATGGTAAAGAAAAATTTTTGAAAGAGATGGCATATGTTGCCGCTGTAGGTAGTGTTAATAAATTAGAGAACTTGGTTGTGGCTGATGCGGAGGATTATCAGTGGTTAGTAGAAGGGTTACCTGGGTATACAGGTGTTAAATTTGAACTGAGAAATGTGATTGGGCTAGACAAAATAGATCTCAAAATAGACAATTTGTATTACTTAAATATAACGACTCGAGAGTTAGAGACTGTAACAGATGAAATAATCGATGGATACTATATTGAACTGAATGCAAATGCCGAAGATGTTACTAAGTACATGAAAAGAATCAACCTAGAGATAGCAGATAGAATGGCCGCATGGGCCACGATGATGGATACTGATGGGGATGGAATAGGTGACGCAGAGGATCCACGGCCGCTAATATGGGATGTTAGCATAAGAGATTTGGCGATGTTTTCACAGATCGTCTATTCCAGGGGGCTAAAGCGGATTGCGGCAAACAATAATGATAATGAGGTACCAATTAAAATCAGTGCAATAGAAAATGATATCGTACTCGCGGTAAATGAGGAGCCAAAAAATTCGGCAAACGAAAAACAAAATCATACAATAAATATAGCCAATCAAAAAGAAACGGAATTAGTAGCAAGTTTGGCGAGCGTAAATAGTATATTTTCAATTATAGATGCTACAGCGACGTTAGATCATGGAAGGGAGAGGTTGCCAGTAATTGCATCTGTAGAAAAAGCCGCGACATCGAATATTGTACCTGTAGAAAAAACCACGACATCGAATATTGTACCTGTAGAAAAAACCACGACATCGAATATTGTACCTGTAGAAAAAACCACGACATTGAATATTATACCTGTAGAAAAAGCCGCGACATCGGAAACTGTAACGGCAGAAAAAACTGAAGCATCGGAAACTGTATCGGCAGAAAAAACTGATGCATCGGAAACTGTATCGGCGGAAAAAGCTGATGCATCGGAAACTGTATCGGGGGAGAAAACTGATGCATCGGAAACTGTATCGGCGGAAAAAACTGTAGCGTCGGCGACATCGGAAACTGTATCGGCAGAGAAAACTGATGCATCGGAAAATGTATCGGCAGAAAAAACTGAAGCATCGGAAACTGTATCGGCAGAAAAAGCTGATGCATCGGAAAATGTATCGGCAGAAAAAACTGATGCATCGGAAACTGTATTGGCAGAAAAAGCTGATGCATCGGAAACTGTATCGGCAGGAAAAGCTGCGACATCGAAAACTGTATCGGCAGGAAAAGCTGCGACATCGGAAACTGTATCGGCAGGAAAAACTGCGGCACCGGAAACTGTATCGGTAGAAAAAGTTGCGGCACCGGAAACTGTATCGGCGGAAAAAGCTGATGCATCGGAAACTGTATTGGCAGAAAAAACTGATGCATCGGAAAATGTATTCTATTTAACGGGAGAAAAAGCTGATGCATCGGAAGCTGTATCGGGAGAAAAAACTGTAGCGTCGGCGACATCGGAAACTGTATCGGCAGAAAAAACTGTTGCATCGGAAACTGTATCGGCGGAAAAAGCTGATGCATCGGAAACTACATCTGGAGAAAAAGTCGCGGCATCGGAAATTGTATCGGGAGAAAAAACTGCGGCACCGGAAACTGTATCGGCAGAAAAAACTGATGCATCGGAAACTGTATCGGCGGAAAAAACTGTAGCGTCGGCGACATCGGAAACTGTAACGGCAGAAAAAAAGCTGTGATATCTGAAACTACATCGGCGGAAAAAGCTGATGCATCGGAAACTGTATCGGCGGAAAAAACTGTAGCGTCGGCGACATCGAAAACTGTATCGGCAGAAAAAACTGCGGCACCGGAAACTGTATCGGTAGAAAAAGTTGCGGCACCGGAAACTGTATCGGCGGAAAAAGCTGATGCATCGGAAACTGTATTGGCAGAAAAAACTGATGCATCGGAAAATGTATCGGCAGAAAAAACTGTAGCGTCGGCGACATCGGAAACTGCATCTGGAGAAAAAGCTGAGGTATCGGAAACTGTATCGGCAGGAAAAAGCTGAGACATCGGAAACTGTAACGGCAGAGAAAACTGATGCATCGGAAACTGTATCGGCAGGAAAAGCTGCGGCATCGGAAACTGTATCGGCAGAAAAAGCTGCGACATCGGAAACTGTATCGGCAGAGAAAACTGATGCATCGGAAACTGTATCGGCGGAAAAAACTGATGCATCGGAAACTGTAACGGCAGAAAAAACTGAAGCATCGGAAACTGTATCGGCAGAAAAAACTGTAGCATCGGAAACTGTATCGGCAGAAAAAACTGTTGCATCGGAAACTGTATCGGCAGGAAAAGCTGCGACATCTGAAACTACATCGGCAGAAAAAACTGATGCATCGGAAACTGTATCGGCAGAAAAAACTGTGCGTCGGCGACATCGGAAACTGTATCGGCAGAAAAAGCTGTGCATCGGAAACTACATCGGCAGAAAAAGCTGATGCATCGGAAACTGTATCGGCAGAAAAAACTGTGCATCGGAAACTGTATCGGTAGAGAAAACTGATGCATCGGAAACTGTATCGGCAGAAAAAACTGTAGCGTCGCGACATCGGAAACTGTATCGGCAGAAAAAGCTGTGATATCATCGGAAACTACATCGGCGGAAAAAGCTGATGCATCGGAAACTGTATCGGCAGAAAAAACTGATGCATCGGAAACTGTATCGGCAGAAAACTGATGCATCGGAAACTGTATCGGCAGGAAAAGCTGCGACATCGGAAACTGTATCGGGAGAAAACTGATGCATCGGAAACTGTATCGGCAGAAAAAACTGATGCATCGGAAACTGTATCGGTAGAGAAAACTGATGCATCGGAAACTGTATCGGCAGAAAAAACTGTAGCGTCGCGACATCGGAAACTGTATCGGCAGAAAAAACTGATGCATCGGAAACTGTATCGGGAGAAAAAGCTGTGACATCGGAAACTGTATCGGAGGAGAAAAATGAGGTATTAAAAAATGTATTGAATGTTGCCGAAGATGCATTTATAACAGGGGGAAAGTTGGTTACAGAGACTTTCGGTATTGTGAAGAAAAAGGTCGCGGATGCATGGGATGTTGAGTCGGCTAATCCAGAGGAAGAGGCGTTGCTTGCTGGTGAAGCTGTTGAGGATACAGTTACTTCGGCAGAGTTAGAACAAATAAGAGCAGATATATTATTACTGGCTGAGGTTGCTATAGAAAAGAATGAGTTATTGTTGGAGGAAGGGCAAGCGGGGAAAGCTGTGTTGGTAGAGGACAACACGTTGGCGGCGTTGTCGGATATGGAAGTGGCGGCGATTAATGCCAGAATGGGTTATGCTTCTGTGGAAGAGCTGGCTGATTGGAGAGTAGTGGATTATTTTACTGAAAGAACTGATGATACAGAAGATGCCAAGTTTGGTGGATTTACATATGCTGTTTTTGAGCTGGCAGATAACATCGTGATTGCGTTTAGGGGGTCTGTGGGAAGTGCGATAAATACGCCGTTGGGAAAAGGCGATTGGTATAACAATATGGTGACTTATCCGTATGGTATAGATCCTGGAGGAATTTGGGCCGAGAATGCGATAAAAGAACTTTATAGAACATTGGATTGGGAAGGAAAAAATGTTTACGTCACAGGACATTCGAGAGGCGGAATGTTGGCGCAACGAGCGGCAGCTGCGATGGTTGAGTTTCCCGAATTTGAGTCGCAGTTGGTATCGATAAACTATTTTAATGGAATGGGAATAATTTTTAATTATGCGGAATTTCCTGTGTTGGAGACGAGTATACACAACAATGAAGTAAAAGACGATTTGGCATCGATAGCAGAAAAGGTTAATCGTCATGTTATGTTTAGAATGAAAGATGGAGAAATCGAAAACGATATGACATCAAAGTTAGGATCACATGTGAAAGAAGCAAATTTTATACCGTATAAGTCGTTGGATAGCGAAAATTTTGCATATGAAGATTTGACGGTAGAAGATATGGCGCTGATGCCGTCGAGTATATATAAGATTCACTTTATGAAAAATTATATTGCAGATTTGAGAATGCCATATCGAAAGTAAAGATGACGTATCGATAAATTATTTTAGAATAATATTTAATTATGCGGAATTTTCTGTGTTGGAGACGAGTAGACACAACAATGAAGTGAAAGACGATTTGGCATGGAATAATTTGATGCTTGATTATTTTAGGTGTAGGGCGTATAATCGGAAATATATACGATAATTTTGGTGTAGACAATAGAAATGGAGAGTATACGATGAAAAATAAAACTTGGTTAACAAAAACACTAGGGCTTGCGATTGTAATGATACCAGCGAATTTTATGTATGCTTCAGCAAATGTTGCACCCATTGTTACCGAAAAGGCGGCTATTGCAATAGAGATTGCAGATGTAGGGACATATACAGCATACGAATATGATGCTAGCGGAAATACAACAAAAGAACTGCAATATATGAATGGAGAAATGAGTGGTTATACTGCGTTTGAATATGATGTAGATAATAACTTGATAGAAGATAGCTTGTATATTGGCGAGAAGTTGATATACAGAAATGAATATGAGTATAAAAATGGAAACTTGGTTATGGAGAAATTTTATACTGATGGAGAGAATATAGATTTGCGAACCAACTATACCTACGATGCTAATGGAAATATAGCGACGTCTAGCACGTACAACGGCGAAGGTAAGTTGGAGTTGCATACTATTTTTAACTGCGATGCGACGGGGAATGTGATAAAAGAAAATGTTTTTAATGCGCAATCAACTACAAACGCTGTATATGAATATGATGGTAGAGGCAATTTGATAAAAGAAAACGTGAGCTCTACTTTTGGAGATATAGTGTATAATGATTTGTCAACGAACATCTATGAGTATGATGAAAATGATAGATTGCTGAAAAAAAGTTTGTATACGGAAAATCAGTTATCGGCATACAATACCTATGAATATGATGAGGGCAATAACTTGATAAAAGAAAATCACTATGTGTCTACAGATTTATTTATGGGATATAGCAAGTATGAATATGATTCAGATGGAAGGTTAGTAAAAACCACGTTACACGACAGCGATGGGACTATTATAGAATAAGTAAATTTGAAAAATGGAGGGTATAGTTATGAAACCTTGGT is a genomic window of Candidatus Epulonipiscium viviparus containing:
- a CDS encoding Mbeg1-like protein, producing MTSETVSEEKNEVLKNVLNVAEDAFITGGKLVTETFGIVKKKVADAWDVESANPEEEALLAGEAVEDTVTSAELEQIRADILLLAEVAIEKNELLLEEGQAGKAVLVEDNTLAALSDMEVAAINARMGYASVEELADWRVVDYFTERTDDTEDAKFGGFTYAVFELADNIVIAFRGSVGSAINTPLGKGDWYNNMVTYPYGIDPGGIWAENAIKELYRTLDWEGKNVYVTGHSRGGMLAQRAAAAMVEFPEFESQLVSINYFNGMGIIFNYAEFPVLETSIHNNEVKDDLASIAEKVNRHVMFRMKDGEIENDMTSKLGSHVKEANFIPYKSLDSENFAYEDLTVEDMALMPSSIYKIHFMKNYIADLRMPYRK